One stretch of Segatella copri DNA includes these proteins:
- a CDS encoding IS3 family transposase — MLRTECQSQGLGTLCGLFGFTRQAYNKRNVSDGFAEEAIESIIIEKAREYRKSNPGLGAAKLHAILKQMFEDTGCFPGRDAFIEMLRKHGLMVRIKRRRRYKTTDSDHNYRKYPNLIKGVVPTHPNQIWASDITYVETNEGVCYLSLITDLYSHKIVGWAVGPTLETVYPLEALKMAYKSIDEETAKGLIHHSDRGSQYCSQNYVSILKSHGSQISMTQTGDPLENAIAERANGILKTEWLYRMTIPTRKVCKKELTRIIAFYNDERPHMSIGNQTPSVAHTQVGPQQKMWKNPWENSSN, encoded by the coding sequence TTGCTCCGCACAGAGTGCCAGAGCCAAGGTTTAGGCACTCTATGCGGGCTGTTTGGTTTCACCCGGCAAGCATATAATAAGCGCAATGTCTCTGACGGCTTTGCTGAAGAGGCCATTGAGTCTATCATCATTGAAAAGGCACGTGAGTATCGTAAGTCGAATCCTGGCTTAGGAGCTGCAAAGTTGCATGCCATATTGAAACAGATGTTTGAGGATACAGGCTGCTTCCCTGGTCGTGACGCATTTATTGAGATGCTGCGTAAGCATGGACTCATGGTACGTATAAAGCGCCGTAGGCGCTATAAGACAACAGATTCCGACCATAATTATCGCAAATACCCAAACCTGATTAAGGGAGTAGTTCCTACCCATCCGAACCAGATTTGGGCAAGTGACATCACCTATGTTGAAACCAATGAAGGTGTGTGCTATCTCTCGCTTATAACAGACCTGTATTCCCATAAAATCGTTGGATGGGCTGTTGGTCCAACATTAGAAACAGTATATCCATTAGAAGCGCTTAAAATGGCATATAAAAGCATTGATGAAGAAACTGCAAAAGGACTCATTCATCACTCTGACAGAGGAAGCCAGTATTGCAGTCAGAATTATGTATCTATCCTAAAAAGTCATGGCTCACAAATAAGTATGACTCAAACAGGAGATCCTTTGGAGAATGCTATAGCAGAACGTGCAAACGGCATTTTAAAAACAGAATGGCTTTATAGAATGACAATTCCTACTCGTAAAGTATGTAAGAAGGAACTGACCAGGATTATTGCGTTTTATAACGACGAAAGACCGCATATGAGTATCGGTAATCAAACACCATCAGTTGCACATACTCAAGTGGGGCCACAGCAGAAAATGTGGAAAAATCCTTGGGAAAATTCTTCTAATTAG
- a CDS encoding Por secretion system protein, which translates to MKKTCILIIVFLFSYLSKLSAQIGTWTMYRSYYNITEIAPAKETAFALASGSLFSYNFKDGNIKTYDKSNYLSDVDISHIRYNPTCKKLIITYSNSNIDLLGLDCNVDNISDFYQYSTTGNKNINHIYCYGQYAYLSTGIGIIKINVKDGSISNSYLLGFEVNYSYIDGDYLYAASASAGLFRGKLTDNLLDKRNWIRTGDYIKVTEDYLNVYDSNSKYWWTTTSDGKLTYYTVDTNQERQYKTEGVRPDGPTSNRFHKLYLNNGTIYAVPGSWSQEGNYNNPGEVHVWNGDTWSEFEQPTSQMIGHNYIDLLCLDFDPKKEGHVMVGAKSGLYEFQDQKFVKSYNRNNSPLQSCVNSDDYLLITGIKYDKEGNLWVLNSSSDINIDYPIWKYTQNSDEWTAFTHNEITDVYNGNMINFFDVSYDNRLWFINNWWESCKLYAFDPTTDQITQYGPNFINEDKTALNPRFVLCATEDKVGNIWLGTTLGPIYLSKMNVENESSEFTQHKIPRNDGTNYADYLLSNVEVRCIAVDAGNRKWMGTTNNGVYVISNDCNTEVKHFTTENSPLPSNLIKDIIIMPNGLVYFATDQGLCSYMSDVTATNEEMTKDNVYAYPNPVKPDYTGSINIVGLSFHADIKIVSVNGTLVNQGKSTGGSYSWDGCDLKGRKVASGIYMVETATEEGEKGTVCKIAIIR; encoded by the coding sequence ATGAAGAAAACTTGTATACTTATCATAGTATTCCTATTTTCATACCTATCGAAGTTATCTGCTCAGATAGGTACATGGACTATGTATCGCAGTTATTATAATATTACAGAAATAGCTCCTGCTAAAGAAACTGCTTTTGCATTGGCATCAGGTAGTTTATTTTCATATAATTTCAAAGATGGTAATATAAAAACATATGACAAATCAAACTATTTATCAGACGTAGATATCAGTCATATCAGATATAATCCTACATGCAAAAAGCTAATTATCACATACAGCAATTCTAATATAGATTTGCTTGGGTTAGATTGTAATGTTGACAATATCTCTGACTTCTATCAGTATTCTACGACAGGTAATAAAAATATCAACCATATATACTGTTATGGACAATATGCCTATCTTTCTACAGGTATAGGAATTATCAAAATAAATGTAAAAGATGGAAGTATCAGCAATAGTTATCTTTTAGGTTTCGAAGTTAACTATTCATATATAGACGGCGATTATCTCTATGCAGCATCAGCAAGTGCAGGATTATTTCGTGGAAAACTGACAGATAATCTGCTAGACAAAAGAAATTGGATCAGAACAGGGGATTATATAAAGGTTACGGAAGATTATCTAAACGTATACGACTCAAACTCTAAATACTGGTGGACAACAACATCAGATGGTAAACTGACCTATTATACTGTAGATACAAACCAGGAACGCCAATATAAAACAGAAGGCGTACGTCCTGACGGACCTACATCAAACAGGTTCCACAAATTATATTTAAATAATGGTACTATATATGCAGTACCAGGAAGTTGGTCACAAGAAGGTAATTATAACAATCCTGGTGAAGTACATGTATGGAATGGTGATACCTGGAGTGAATTCGAACAGCCTACAAGTCAAATGATAGGTCATAATTACATAGACCTTCTCTGTCTGGATTTTGATCCTAAAAAAGAAGGTCATGTTATGGTTGGTGCAAAAAGTGGACTATATGAATTTCAAGATCAGAAGTTTGTAAAGAGTTACAATCGTAACAATTCTCCATTACAGTCTTGCGTAAATAGCGACGATTATCTACTGATAACAGGTATAAAATATGACAAAGAAGGTAACCTGTGGGTACTGAACAGTTCTTCAGATATAAATATCGATTATCCAATATGGAAATATACACAGAATAGTGATGAATGGACAGCATTCACTCATAATGAAATAACTGATGTATATAATGGAAATATGATTAACTTCTTTGATGTAAGTTATGACAATAGACTATGGTTTATCAACAACTGGTGGGAAAGTTGTAAACTCTATGCATTTGATCCAACTACGGATCAAATCACTCAGTATGGTCCCAACTTCATTAACGAGGATAAAACTGCCCTCAATCCAAGATTTGTACTTTGTGCCACAGAAGATAAAGTTGGTAATATCTGGTTAGGAACAACATTAGGCCCTATCTATCTTTCAAAAATGAACGTAGAAAATGAATCCAGTGAATTTACCCAGCATAAAATACCACGTAATGATGGTACAAATTATGCCGACTATCTACTCTCTAATGTAGAAGTAAGATGTATAGCCGTAGATGCAGGTAACAGAAAATGGATGGGTACCACTAATAATGGAGTATATGTTATCAGCAATGACTGTAATACAGAAGTGAAACACTTTACTACTGAGAATTCTCCATTACCATCTAATTTAATAAAAGACATCATCATCATGCCTAATGGTTTGGTTTATTTTGCAACAGATCAGGGGTTATGCTCATATATGAGTGATGTTACAGCAACAAACGAAGAAATGACAAAGGATAATGTCTACGCTTATCCTAACCCTGTAAAACCTGATTATACAGGCAGTATTAATATTGTAGGACTAAGCTTTCATGCAGATATTAAGATAGTATCTGTTAATGGTACGCTCGTAAACCAAGGTAAAAGTACCGGTGGAAGTTATAGCTGGGATGGTTGCGACCTGAAGGGTAGAAAAGTAGCAAGTGGAATATATATGGTAGAAACTGCTACAGAAGAAGGAGAGAAAGGAACAGTTTGTAAAATAGCCATCATACGATGA
- a CDS encoding acyltransferase family protein, translating into MIRTLNSLRFILILMIVISHSTLPISQDLINYLGEFPVAIFFVISGFVLSLSKGEKLQKEVLGNSQFFLSRIIKLYPLHILILAILILMDWRLGRILPWYQILSHSLLIQTWYPAHDFTAHLNEATWFISDLIFFYLIFKYLYAWIMRHSWLYLLVTISIYMAVYISISLCAQADYSAGYIYAHPLFRMIDFMIGILLYKVCRSEKGKKIADKITNSTSFWQVNLSDMGVVLLFIAMYFLSIHCNPNIRCAIIYWIPSAITVFYFTARDQGKGCFIRIFHNKLLLWLGSISFEIFLCHNLCFRIIQSIFLKRYGEGNPHQEFQFILSLAFIILTAWIAKKAIVLPIQHQLQKYL; encoded by the coding sequence ATGATCAGGACACTCAATTCCCTGCGATTCATTCTTATCCTAATGATTGTGATTTCGCATTCCACCCTACCCATATCCCAAGATTTAATCAATTACTTGGGCGAGTTTCCTGTTGCCATTTTCTTTGTTATCAGTGGTTTTGTACTCTCTTTAAGCAAAGGAGAAAAACTACAGAAAGAAGTATTGGGAAACAGCCAGTTTTTCCTTTCCCGTATCATCAAACTCTATCCTCTGCATATTCTGATTCTCGCCATTCTCATATTAATGGATTGGCGATTAGGGCGTATATTACCATGGTATCAGATTCTATCCCATTCGCTGTTGATACAAACCTGGTATCCGGCACATGACTTTACGGCTCATCTCAATGAAGCTACATGGTTTATTTCTGATCTTATCTTCTTCTATCTTATATTTAAGTATTTATACGCTTGGATTATGCGACATTCCTGGTTATACTTATTAGTAACAATAAGTATATATATGGCAGTTTATATCAGTATCTCGCTCTGTGCACAAGCAGATTATTCAGCCGGCTACATTTATGCCCACCCATTATTCAGAATGATAGATTTCATGATAGGTATCCTTTTATATAAAGTATGCAGATCAGAAAAAGGTAAAAAAATAGCAGATAAGATAACAAACTCAACTTCTTTCTGGCAAGTAAACCTATCGGATATGGGAGTGGTATTGCTGTTTATCGCAATGTATTTCCTATCAATCCATTGCAATCCGAACATTCGCTGTGCCATTATTTATTGGATACCATCAGCCATAACCGTGTTCTATTTTACAGCAAGAGATCAAGGTAAAGGTTGTTTTATTAGGATATTCCATAATAAACTCTTGCTATGGCTAGGCAGCATCAGTTTTGAAATATTTCTCTGTCATAATCTCTGCTTTCGCATCATACAGAGTATATTTCTTAAACGATATGGAGAAGGAAATCCACATCAAGAATTCCAATTCATCCTATCCCTCGCTTTTATTATCCTCACAGCATGGATAGCAAAGAAAGCCATCGTTTTACCCATCCAACATCAACTTCAAAAATATCTATAA
- a CDS encoding transposase: protein MKRKTRIERVYNEDTGWFETREVELNSYSFTDDDRIMIVREYMESGLPAEEIIKKYYISSRTVLFSWMDKFLNEKDLLSLPPEDQNRDDMAKTTNEQLKEKDAEIKRLRKALELEKLRSKAFSTMIDLAEETFNIPVRKKSGTKQ, encoded by the coding sequence ATGAAACGTAAGACAAGAATTGAACGTGTGTATAATGAGGACACAGGTTGGTTTGAGACCCGTGAGGTAGAGTTGAATAGCTACTCTTTTACAGATGATGATCGTATCATGATAGTTCGAGAGTATATGGAGAGTGGGCTCCCAGCAGAAGAAATCATCAAGAAATACTATATAAGCAGTCGTACAGTGCTATTTTCTTGGATGGATAAGTTCTTAAATGAAAAAGATTTGTTATCTTTGCCGCCAGAAGACCAAAACCGTGACGATATGGCAAAGACAACAAATGAACAGTTGAAAGAGAAAGATGCTGAGATTAAGCGTCTCCGCAAGGCTTTGGAGTTAGAGAAGCTTCGCTCTAAGGCATTCTCCACCATGATTGATCTCGCAGAAGAAACCTTCAATATTCCTGTGAGAAAAAAATCTGGTACCAAACAGTAA
- a CDS encoding aldo/keto reductase — translation MDIKGIYHADANRYSDAEALYKRCGKSGILLPKISLGFWHNFGEVDPYERSRAITHYAFDHGITHFDLANNYGPPYGSAEETMGRLMKDDFKPYRDELFISTKAGYDMWEGPYGNWGSRKYLMASLNQSLKRMNLEYVDLFYSHRYDPNTPLEETLQAMVDIVKQGKALYLGISRWPLEALKFADQYLKERDCPLLIFQDRLNMLDHAPQENGTLDYCAENGIGFISFSPLAQGLLTDRYLNGIPADSRMAKEHFLKHSALTPELLEQLKKWNAEAGERDETLAEMALAWILQQKGVTSVLVGASSTAQLEKNMKCVHAKTLNS, via the coding sequence ATGGACATTAAAGGTATTTATCATGCTGACGCCAATCGCTATAGCGATGCAGAAGCGCTCTACAAGAGATGCGGCAAGAGTGGTATCTTGCTGCCTAAAATAAGTTTGGGATTCTGGCACAACTTCGGAGAGGTAGATCCTTACGAAAGAAGCCGTGCCATCACTCACTATGCCTTCGACCATGGTATCACCCACTTCGACCTGGCTAACAACTATGGACCTCCATACGGAAGTGCAGAGGAAACGATGGGCAGACTGATGAAAGATGATTTCAAACCCTATCGCGATGAACTCTTTATCTCAACCAAAGCAGGTTATGATATGTGGGAAGGTCCTTACGGCAACTGGGGTTCCCGTAAGTATCTGATGGCCAGTCTGAATCAGAGTCTCAAGAGAATGAATCTCGAGTATGTTGACCTCTTCTACAGCCACCGCTACGATCCGAACACACCGCTCGAAGAAACCCTTCAAGCCATGGTAGACATCGTGAAGCAAGGCAAAGCTCTTTATCTCGGCATCAGCCGCTGGCCACTGGAAGCCCTGAAGTTTGCTGACCAATATCTGAAGGAGCGCGACTGTCCGCTGCTCATTTTTCAGGACAGACTCAACATGCTCGACCATGCGCCACAAGAGAATGGAACCTTAGATTATTGCGCAGAAAACGGCATCGGTTTCATCTCGTTCTCACCTCTGGCACAGGGACTTCTCACCGACCGATATCTCAACGGAATACCGGCAGACAGCCGTATGGCAAAAGAGCATTTTCTGAAACACTCTGCTCTAACTCCAGAACTGCTGGAACAGCTCAAGAAATGGAACGCAGAAGCAGGAGAAAGAGACGAAACACTCGCCGAAATGGCACTTGCCTGGATATTGCAGCAGAAAGGTGTAACCAGCGTATTGGTAGGAGCCAGCTCTACCGCCCAACTGGAAAAGAATATGAAGTGTGTGCATGCTAAGACATTAAATTCATAA
- the leuS gene encoding leucine--tRNA ligase — MEYNFREIEKKWHQKWVENKTYKVTEDENKKKFYVLNMFPYPSGAGLHVGHPLGYIASDIYARYKRLNGFNVLNPMGYDAYGLPAEQYAIQTGQHPEVTTVANINRYREQLDKIGFSFDWDREVRTCDPKYYHWTQWAFQKMFNSFFCNSCQKAQPIEKLIKRFEEKGSADLNVAQNEQIDFTAEEWNSYDDVKKQQILMNYRIAYLGETMVNWCPGLGTVLANDEVVNGVSERGGYPVIQKKMQQWCLRTSAYSQRLLDGLETIQWSDSIKETQKNWIGRSEGTEVVFSVKDSDVKFTIFTTRADTMFGVTFMVLAPESEYVQQVTTAEQKEEVEKYLDYVKKRTELDRMANHSVTGVFSGSYAINPFTGEAIPVWISEYVLAGYGTGAIMAVPAHDSRDYAFAKHFNLPIIPLIEGADVSEESFDAKEGIVTNSPVAGKSSMDDFSLNGLTVKEAIAATKKFVTEKGIGRVKVNYRLRDAIFSRQRYWGEPFPVYYKDGMPQMVPEECLPLELPEIETYKPTETGEPPLGRAKKWAWDAEKKEVVDKSLVDNKTVFPLELNTMPGFAGSSAYYLRYMDPHNDEALVGKKADEYWQNVDLYVGGCEHATGHLIYSRFWNKFLFDLGVSCKEEPFQKLVNQGMIQGRSNFVYRINSDDHDKAPVFVSLNLKKDYDVTPIHVDVNIVSNDVLDIEAFKAWRPEYQNAEFILEDGKYICGWAIEKMSKSMFNVVNPDMIVEKYGADTLRLYEMFLGPVEASKPWDTNGIDGCHRFLKKFWGLFYENRTDNFLPSADEAAKPESLKSVHKLIKKVSEDIEKFSYNTSISAFMIAVNELGQQKCRNKELLTDLVILIAPFAPHIAEELWAALGEQGSVCDAAWPKYDEQYLKENDMQLTISFNGKARFQMTFPVDTPNEEIQKQVLADEKSQKYLEGFNVLKVIIVPKKIVNVVLKK, encoded by the coding sequence ATGGAATACAACTTCAGAGAAATCGAGAAGAAATGGCACCAGAAATGGGTCGAGAACAAGACCTACAAGGTGACAGAGGATGAAAACAAGAAGAAATTCTATGTGCTCAACATGTTCCCTTATCCATCAGGAGCTGGTTTGCACGTAGGTCACCCACTTGGTTATATCGCTAGCGATATCTATGCACGCTACAAGCGTTTGAACGGATTTAACGTACTGAACCCTATGGGTTACGATGCTTACGGATTGCCTGCTGAGCAGTATGCTATCCAGACAGGTCAGCACCCAGAGGTTACTACCGTAGCCAACATCAACCGCTATCGTGAGCAGCTCGACAAAATCGGCTTCTCTTTCGACTGGGACCGCGAGGTTCGTACCTGCGACCCTAAGTATTACCATTGGACTCAGTGGGCTTTCCAGAAGATGTTCAACTCATTCTTCTGCAACAGCTGCCAGAAGGCTCAGCCTATCGAGAAGCTCATCAAGCGCTTCGAGGAGAAGGGTTCTGCTGACTTGAACGTGGCTCAGAACGAGCAGATTGACTTCACAGCCGAGGAGTGGAACAGCTACGACGACGTGAAGAAGCAGCAGATCCTGATGAACTACCGCATCGCTTACCTCGGCGAAACCATGGTTAACTGGTGCCCAGGTCTGGGTACTGTGCTTGCCAACGACGAGGTAGTAAACGGCGTAAGTGAGCGTGGCGGTTATCCTGTCATCCAGAAGAAGATGCAGCAGTGGTGCTTGAGAACATCTGCTTACTCTCAGCGTCTGCTCGACGGATTGGAGACCATCCAGTGGAGCGACAGTATCAAGGAAACACAGAAGAACTGGATTGGCCGTTCTGAGGGTACAGAGGTAGTATTCTCTGTAAAGGACAGCGACGTGAAGTTCACCATCTTCACCACACGTGCCGATACTATGTTTGGTGTAACCTTCATGGTTCTGGCTCCAGAGAGCGAATATGTTCAGCAGGTAACTACTGCCGAGCAGAAGGAAGAGGTGGAGAAATATCTCGACTACGTGAAGAAGCGTACCGAGTTGGACCGTATGGCTAACCACAGTGTAACCGGTGTATTCTCAGGAAGTTATGCCATCAACCCATTCACCGGCGAGGCAATCCCTGTATGGATTTCAGAATATGTATTGGCTGGATATGGTACAGGTGCCATCATGGCTGTGCCAGCTCACGATAGCCGTGACTACGCCTTTGCCAAGCACTTCAACCTGCCTATCATTCCTCTTATCGAGGGTGCTGATGTTTCAGAGGAGAGCTTCGATGCCAAGGAAGGTATCGTAACCAACTCACCTGTAGCAGGCAAGAGCAGCATGGACGATTTCTCTCTGAACGGACTCACCGTGAAGGAGGCTATCGCAGCTACCAAGAAGTTTGTTACCGAGAAGGGCATCGGCCGAGTAAAGGTAAACTATCGTCTCCGCGACGCTATCTTCTCCCGTCAGCGCTACTGGGGTGAGCCATTCCCTGTATATTACAAGGACGGAATGCCACAGATGGTTCCAGAGGAGTGCCTGCCACTCGAATTGCCAGAGATTGAGACCTATAAGCCAACAGAAACTGGCGAGCCACCATTGGGCAGAGCTAAGAAGTGGGCTTGGGATGCCGAGAAGAAAGAGGTGGTTGACAAGAGCCTCGTAGATAACAAGACCGTATTCCCACTGGAGCTCAACACCATGCCAGGTTTCGCAGGTTCTTCTGCTTACTATCTGCGCTACATGGATCCTCACAACGATGAGGCACTTGTAGGCAAGAAGGCTGATGAGTACTGGCAGAACGTGGACCTCTACGTAGGTGGTTGCGAGCATGCTACCGGTCACTTGATTTACTCCCGTTTCTGGAACAAGTTCCTCTTCGACCTCGGCGTAAGCTGCAAGGAAGAGCCATTCCAGAAACTGGTGAACCAGGGTATGATTCAGGGCCGCTCTAACTTCGTTTACCGCATCAACAGCGATGACCACGACAAGGCTCCTGTATTCGTAAGTTTGAATCTGAAGAAGGATTACGACGTAACTCCTATCCACGTAGATGTAAACATCGTAAGCAACGATGTTTTGGATATCGAGGCATTCAAGGCTTGGCGCCCTGAGTATCAGAACGCTGAGTTCATCCTGGAAGATGGCAAGTACATCTGCGGATGGGCTATCGAGAAGATGTCTAAGAGTATGTTCAACGTGGTAAATCCAGATATGATTGTCGAGAAGTATGGTGCTGATACCCTGCGTCTCTACGAAATGTTCCTGGGTCCTGTAGAGGCAAGCAAGCCTTGGGATACCAACGGTATTGATGGTTGCCACCGCTTCCTGAAGAAGTTCTGGGGTCTGTTCTACGAGAACCGCACCGACAACTTCCTTCCTTCAGCCGACGAGGCAGCGAAGCCAGAGAGCCTGAAGAGCGTTCACAAACTCATCAAGAAGGTTAGTGAGGATATCGAGAAGTTCTCTTACAACACATCTATCTCAGCCTTCATGATTGCCGTGAACGAACTCGGTCAGCAGAAGTGCCGCAACAAGGAACTCCTGACAGATCTCGTCATCCTCATCGCTCCATTCGCTCCACACATCGCAGAAGAGTTGTGGGCAGCACTTGGCGAGCAGGGCAGCGTTTGCGATGCAGCATGGCCAAAGTATGATGAGCAGTATCTGAAGGAGAACGATATGCAGCTCACCATTTCCTTCAACGGTAAAGCTCGTTTCCAGATGACTTTCCCTGTGGATACTCCTAACGAGGAAATCCAGAAGCAGGTATTGGCAGACGAGAAGAGCCAGAAGTACTTGGAAGGATTCAACGTGTTGAAGGTGATCATCGTACCAAAGAAGATCGTCAACGTTGTGTTGAAAAAGTAA
- a CDS encoding non-canonical purine NTP diphosphatase, whose product MKRIVFATNNQHKLQEIRDILGSSYEVVSLKEIGCDVDIPETGNTLEENALQKAQYVYDHYHVSCFADDTGLEVEALDGAPGVHSARYAEGTDHDSEANMAKLLRELNGKENRQARFRTVICYIEKQDVCPCGCTSIKKIHQFEGIVNGHIATEKHGTEGFGYDPIFVPEGYDQSFAELGEEIKNGISHRARAVAKLVEYLKKK is encoded by the coding sequence ATGAAAAGGATAGTTTTTGCAACAAATAACCAGCATAAACTCCAGGAGATTCGCGACATCCTGGGCAGCAGTTACGAGGTAGTATCGCTGAAGGAGATAGGATGCGACGTAGATATTCCTGAAACAGGCAACACATTGGAAGAGAATGCCTTACAGAAGGCACAGTATGTTTATGACCATTACCACGTAAGTTGCTTTGCCGATGATACCGGTCTGGAGGTAGAGGCACTTGATGGTGCCCCTGGCGTTCACAGTGCCCGCTATGCCGAGGGTACCGACCACGACAGTGAGGCAAACATGGCTAAGCTATTGAGAGAACTGAACGGCAAGGAAAACCGCCAGGCCCGCTTCCGCACCGTCATCTGCTACATCGAAAAGCAGGATGTATGTCCTTGCGGCTGCACCAGCATCAAGAAAATTCACCAGTTCGAGGGTATCGTAAACGGCCATATCGCAACCGAGAAACATGGTACCGAAGGCTTCGGCTACGACCCAATCTTCGTTCCGGAAGGCTATGACCAGAGTTTTGCTGAGCTGGGTGAGGAAATCAAGAACGGCATCAGTCACAGAGCAAGAGCCGTGGCTAAATTGGTAGAGTATTTGAAAAAGAAATAA
- a CDS encoding YitT family protein, whose protein sequence is MQIAISQTIKNECKDYFYITLGLLLYTFGWTIFLLPYQIVTGGVTGIAAVIYYGTGIPIYLSYFLINAALLLAALKILGFKFMVKTIYAIIMLSVFLALAQDWMIGEDGKMVQILGEGQDFMSLIIGCLFTGLSLAIVFLHNGSTGGTDIIAAIVNKYHNISLGRVLIFVDLLIVGSSFFVFNAKPEFTAIDAVRKVVFGLCTMVIENLVLDYVMNAKRESVQFMIFSKKYQEIANAIGMQMDHGVTILDGHGWYTGNEMKVLCILAKKNESVTIFRIVKIIDPNAFVSQSSVIGVYGEGFDEMKVKIKDKDIKTIKS, encoded by the coding sequence ATGCAAATAGCAATCAGTCAAACAATTAAGAATGAGTGCAAGGATTATTTCTACATTACCCTTGGACTCTTGCTTTACACATTTGGATGGACCATTTTTCTGCTTCCATACCAGATAGTAACGGGTGGCGTAACGGGTATCGCAGCCGTGATTTACTACGGCACGGGGATACCTATCTATTTGTCTTATTTTCTCATTAATGCCGCCTTGCTGCTTGCCGCGCTGAAGATTCTGGGATTCAAATTCATGGTGAAGACCATCTACGCTATCATCATGCTCTCCGTGTTCCTGGCGCTGGCGCAAGACTGGATGATAGGTGAAGATGGCAAGATGGTACAGATATTGGGAGAGGGACAGGACTTCATGTCGCTCATCATCGGCTGTCTGTTTACGGGTTTATCACTCGCCATCGTCTTTCTGCATAATGGAAGTACAGGTGGAACGGATATCATTGCTGCCATCGTCAACAAATATCACAACATCTCGCTGGGCCGTGTGCTTATCTTCGTGGATCTCCTCATCGTGGGCAGTTCATTCTTCGTCTTCAATGCAAAACCAGAGTTTACCGCGATAGACGCTGTTAGAAAGGTAGTATTCGGTCTCTGTACGATGGTGATAGAAAACCTGGTACTCGACTATGTGATGAATGCCAAGCGAGAAAGTGTGCAGTTTATGATATTCAGCAAGAAATATCAGGAGATAGCCAATGCCATCGGTATGCAGATGGATCATGGCGTAACCATTCTCGATGGCCATGGCTGGTACACGGGCAACGAGATGAAGGTGCTCTGTATCCTAGCAAAGAAGAACGAGAGCGTCACCATCTTCCGTATCGTCAAAATCATCGACCCAAATGCCTTTGTTAGTCAGAGTTCCGTAATCGGTGTGTATGGCGAGGGATTTGATGAGATGAAGGTGAAAATCAAAGATAAAGACATTAAAACAATTAAAAGTTAA